Proteins encoded in a region of the Atopobium sp. oral taxon 416 genome:
- a CDS encoding alpha,alpha-phosphotrehalase gives MADFVPRDKKHAVVYQIYIRSFCDSNGDGIGDLPGITSKLDYLAKLGIDYLWITPFYPSPMRDNGYDISDYTAVDPTYGTMDDFDELVAEAKKRHIGIMLDMVLCHTSCDHPWFQKAIAGDKEYQQYYFLKDGCNSKGPGDPGEPPTNWKAAFGGSAWEWEPHIGKWYLHLHDVSQPDLNWDNSKVRKEVENVVLFWKKRGVAGFRFDVINFVSKPAKFVDDTEGAGRPLFADGPHIHEYLQELVSTTGIDGMLTVGEMASTTLDNCIKYSNPDNHELAETFSFHHLKVDYANGDKWALKEADIAKLRGILYTWQRGMQEGGGWNALFWDNHDQPRAVTRFGGRAGEGEPNSDWEHVGKMLATTSFFLEGTPYIYEGDELGMTNAHYAKIDQYNDVESLNFYQILLKKGETEDEALHVLSERSRDNGRTPMQWSDGHAAGFTTGKPWLASPANYTSINAEAEVDKPGSIFEYYRNLVHLRHELEVLATGKVTCYEPGDEAPKVLLFERQIGDIRVVVTTSFDQKPCTVDASKLNVGELEPLVFNYKEAPQIQGDGTIALKPYEACAWITKGALNK, from the coding sequence ATGGCGGACTTTGTTCCACGCGACAAGAAACATGCCGTCGTGTATCAGATCTATATCCGCAGCTTCTGCGACTCTAATGGGGACGGTATTGGAGACCTTCCGGGTATTACCTCCAAGCTTGATTACTTGGCTAAGCTCGGGATCGACTACCTCTGGATCACCCCGTTCTATCCTTCACCCATGAGGGATAACGGCTACGATATCTCTGACTACACCGCGGTCGATCCCACCTATGGGACGATGGATGACTTTGATGAACTGGTGGCTGAAGCCAAAAAACGCCATATCGGCATCATGCTCGATATGGTCTTATGCCACACTTCCTGTGATCATCCCTGGTTCCAGAAAGCGATTGCGGGTGACAAGGAGTATCAGCAGTACTACTTCCTGAAAGACGGCTGTAACTCCAAAGGCCCGGGGGATCCGGGAGAGCCGCCCACCAACTGGAAGGCTGCCTTCGGTGGCAGCGCCTGGGAGTGGGAGCCGCACATCGGCAAGTGGTACCTGCACCTGCACGATGTATCACAGCCGGACTTGAACTGGGATAACTCCAAGGTCCGCAAAGAAGTTGAGAATGTCGTGCTGTTCTGGAAGAAGCGCGGCGTCGCCGGCTTCCGTTTCGACGTGATCAACTTCGTTTCCAAACCCGCGAAGTTCGTGGACGACACCGAAGGGGCAGGACGGCCGCTCTTTGCCGATGGCCCGCACATCCACGAGTACCTGCAGGAGCTCGTTTCCACCACCGGTATTGACGGTATGCTCACGGTGGGGGAGATGGCGTCAACGACGCTCGACAACTGCATCAAGTATTCCAATCCTGACAACCATGAGCTGGCTGAGACCTTCAGCTTCCACCATCTGAAGGTGGACTATGCCAACGGGGACAAGTGGGCGTTGAAAGAGGCTGACATCGCAAAGTTGCGCGGGATCCTCTACACCTGGCAGCGGGGTATGCAGGAAGGCGGCGGTTGGAATGCCCTCTTCTGGGACAACCACGACCAGCCACGGGCGGTCACCCGCTTCGGCGGCCGCGCCGGTGAAGGAGAGCCCAACTCTGATTGGGAGCACGTGGGTAAGATGTTGGCTACTACGTCCTTCTTCCTGGAAGGCACGCCCTATATCTATGAGGGCGACGAGTTGGGAATGACGAACGCACACTACGCGAAGATTGACCAATACAACGACGTCGAGTCACTTAACTTCTATCAGATCTTGCTCAAGAAAGGTGAAACTGAGGACGAAGCTCTTCACGTTCTCTCAGAGCGCTCCCGTGATAACGGGCGTACGCCGATGCAGTGGTCAGATGGGCATGCCGCAGGCTTCACTACCGGAAAGCCCTGGCTTGCTTCACCTGCGAACTACACGAGCATCAATGCCGAAGCTGAGGTCGATAAACCTGGCTCAATCTTTGAGTACTACCGTAACCTCGTCCATTTACGTCACGAACTCGAAGTGTTGGCAACCGGTAAGGTTACCTGCTATGAGCCAGGAGATGAGGCTCCGAAGGTGCTGCTCTTTGAGCGTCAAATCGGCGATATACGCGTTGTAGTGACCACTTCATTCGACCAGAAGCCATGCACGGTTGATGCCTCTAAGCTCAACGTAGGTGAGCTGGAGCCGTTAGTCTTCAATTACAAGGAAGCACCGCAGATCCAGGGGGATGGTACAATAGCGTTGAAGCCCTATGAGGCATGTGCCTGGATCACCAAAGGTGCGCTGAACAAATAG
- a CDS encoding ATP-binding protein, whose translation MAVAQLVCELGRAKREGTLDRVFADILKARLLILDEFGSTSTGQGCSSRSYRKATRGGASSSR comes from the coding sequence ATGGCCGTGGCCCAGCTCGTCTGCGAGCTCGGCCGCGCCAAACGCGAGGGCACGCTCGACAGGGTCTTCGCCGACATCTTAAAGGCGCGCCTGCTCATACTCGACGAGTTCGGATCGACGTCGACGGGGCAAGGCTGCTCTTCCAGGTCATATCGGAAAGCTACGAGAGGAGGAGCATCATCTTCACGATAA
- a CDS encoding ABC transporter ATP-binding protein produces the protein MRPLRKIIYTLIRNKLGKFILAISLYVFSAFLAMAPAKILQIIIDDAFLKYRIDRLLIYLAILLLVYFLKTICSYSSNKRMISLGNELLKNIKKAIYNKLMYMDLSFYTNNDLGYINSRIEEIDKIDVLFSSQTLTLGSSILEFVFAIIMLSSINFKMLIIFSIPIPVLCWYAYSSSKRISHQIQHTLESAAEYSGKMQDTLHGMEEIKSQGTEEKESRRIDKFNRKALDTQKQQSLFVNKFGSGIGMIGNVVTVLVYLIGGLFFINKELSMGTFISISTYVGKLYSPILSYASISVLIQPAFLSLKRVSEFFFKENAVTEDGQEITGIYKIEFQGVSFQYKKESALLKNINLTIHKGDKMQLTGENGSGKSTLLRLIVKTIKPIEGKILVNDIDLNNINKESFLKQISYIPQKKYLFNESVFYNVTYGIEDVDKIQYNNIVNELGLRPIVDQLERSGNNKIGENGSRLSGGEIQKICIARALLQERSVVILDEATTSLDKKAYAYIQEKIKNSASTWIIIDHQHDLSNYGFKCVDIFSLQGV, from the coding sequence ATGAGACCGTTGAGAAAAATAATATACACACTGATAAGAAATAAACTGGGAAAATTTATTTTGGCGATTTCTTTATATGTTTTCTCTGCGTTTCTTGCAATGGCACCAGCCAAAATATTGCAAATTATTATTGATGACGCCTTCCTGAAATATAGGATAGACAGACTTCTGATATATTTGGCAATATTGTTGCTTGTATATTTCCTAAAAACTATTTGCTCTTACTCATCAAATAAAAGAATGATATCTCTTGGAAATGAATTATTAAAGAATATCAAGAAGGCAATATATAACAAACTGATGTATATGGATCTATCTTTTTATACAAACAATGATTTGGGATATATTAATTCAAGAATAGAAGAGATTGACAAAATTGACGTGTTATTTTCATCACAAACACTTACACTAGGATCTTCAATCTTAGAATTTGTGTTTGCAATAATTATGCTGTCAAGTATTAACTTTAAGATGCTTATTATATTTTCTATCCCAATTCCGGTCTTATGCTGGTATGCGTATTCGTCATCAAAAAGAATAAGTCATCAGATTCAACATACGTTGGAAAGTGCGGCGGAATATTCGGGAAAAATGCAGGACACTCTGCACGGAATGGAAGAGATTAAATCACAAGGAACTGAAGAAAAAGAAAGCAGAAGAATAGACAAATTCAACCGTAAAGCACTAGACACTCAAAAACAGCAATCTCTCTTTGTTAATAAGTTTGGTTCTGGAATAGGGATGATTGGAAATGTTGTAACAGTACTTGTTTACCTAATTGGAGGCTTGTTTTTTATAAATAAAGAGCTATCAATGGGTACTTTCATTTCGATATCTACATACGTAGGGAAACTTTATTCTCCAATCTTAAGTTATGCAAGTATATCAGTTTTAATACAGCCGGCATTTCTATCGTTAAAGAGAGTATCTGAGTTTTTTTTCAAAGAAAATGCAGTAACTGAAGATGGCCAAGAAATCACTGGGATTTATAAGATTGAATTCCAAGGCGTTTCTTTTCAATACAAGAAAGAAAGCGCACTATTGAAGAATATTAATCTAACTATTCATAAAGGTGACAAAATGCAACTTACTGGAGAAAATGGCTCCGGAAAAAGTACCTTGTTGCGACTGATTGTTAAAACAATTAAACCGATAGAGGGAAAAATATTGGTCAATGATATTGACTTAAATAATATAAATAAAGAGTCATTTCTTAAACAGATATCATATATTCCGCAGAAGAAATATTTGTTTAATGAAAGCGTATTTTATAATGTGACATATGGAATTGAAGATGTCGACAAAATCCAATACAACAATATTGTGAATGAGTTAGGATTGCGCCCTATTGTAGATCAATTGGAGCGTTCTGGTAATAATAAAATTGGTGAAAATGGATCAAGACTTTCGGGAGGCGAGATTCAAAAAATTTGCATTGCAAGGGCATTATTGCAAGAACGCTCAGTGGTTATTCTAGATGAAGCAACTACTAGCCTAGATAAAAAAGCGTATGCCTATATTCAGGAGAAAATCAAGAACTCAGCATCAACATGGATAATAATTGATCATCAACATGATTTGTCTAATTATGGATTTAAATGTGTAGATATATTCAGTTTACAAGGAGTATGA
- a CDS encoding transposase, which translates to MRCTLRSMFSRRRESTPSNGPTSSRRSYPTWCATTRRPCWRSTAAALGNAAGDNPERLRSKAVLASPCGALPIEASSGKIVRRRLNRGGNRQANRALHTIALNRMKYDGRTQEYVAKRMAEGTSKREAIRCLKRYIAREVCCALMNPTAKTHEDERSLRAKRAEAAMTQEEVAAALGTDHIRISEIEREASKHYEIRDRYSAFMKSKLANLKMT; encoded by the coding sequence ATGCGCTGCACACTTCGCTCCATGTTCTCGCGAAGACGTGAATCGACGCCAAGCAACGGGCCGACGAGCTCGAGGCGCTCATATCCGACCTGGTGCGCGACAACGCGCCGGCCCTGCTGGAGATCGACGGCTGCGGCGCTCGGCAACGCCGCGGGCGACAACCCCGAAAGGCTCCGCTCAAAAGCAGTACTCGCCTCGCCTTGCGGCGCCTTGCCGATAGAGGCGTCGAGCGGCAAGATCGTCAGGCGCAGGCTCAACCGGGGAGGTAACAGGCAGGCCAACAGGGCCCTGCACACCATCGCTCTCAACCGGATGAAGTACGATGGGCGCACGCAGGAGTATGTCGCGAAGCGGATGGCCGAGGGCACATCGAAGCGCGAGGCAATCAGATGCCTCAAGAGATACATCGCCCGGGAAGTCTGCTGCGCGCTGATGAACCCAACAGCTAAAACCCACGAGGACGAAAGGTCGCTCAGGGCGAAAAGGGCCGAAGCCGCGATGACGCAGGAAGAGGTCGCCGCCGCACTCGGCACCGACCACATCCGCATAAGCGAGATCGAGCGCGAGGCCAGCAAGCATTACGAGATTCGCGATAGGTACTCCGCATTCATGAAGAGCAAGTTAGCGAACCTGAAAATGACTTGA
- a CDS encoding transposase, producing the protein MEGTSVVYAGIDTHKEAYVLCVLGALGRLVYEGGFAADGAGYRSLAHTISDAGRCALVGIEGTALYGAGICSYLRERGYTVMEILRPKRDKRRRGSSKNDAIDAEHSGGARHLCPLKSRDGWSEAVRALLDLRELCVRTSTAASSAAKSLDNIAPEPIRSKYGKISVSAMMKSLAKKRFATGSAVTDALHTSLHVLAKT; encoded by the coding sequence ATGGAAGGCACGTCTGTCGTTTACGCCGGCATCGACACGCACAAGGAGGCGTACGTGCTGTGTGTGCTGGGCGCGCTCGGCAGGCTCGTCTACGAGGGCGGGTTCGCCGCCGACGGCGCCGGATATCGATCGCTTGCCCACACCATCAGCGACGCCGGCCGCTGCGCGCTTGTCGGTATCGAGGGTACAGCCTTATACGGCGCTGGGATCTGCTCTTACCTGCGTGAGCGCGGCTACACTGTCATGGAGATCCTGCGGCCCAAGCGCGACAAGAGGCGCAGGGGCTCCAGCAAAAACGACGCCATAGACGCGGAACACAGCGGCGGGGCACGGCACCTGTGTCCCCTAAAGTCGAGGGACGGGTGGTCCGAAGCCGTCAGGGCGCTGCTGGACTTAAGAGAGCTATGCGTGAGGACTTCGACGGCGGCATCCAGCGCCGCGAAGTCCCTGGACAACATCGCGCCGGAGCCCATAAGGTCGAAGTACGGGAAGATAAGCGTTTCGGCGATGATGAAGTCGCTTGCCAAGAAAAGGTTCGCAACCGGCAGTGCCGTCACGGATGCGCTGCACACTTCGCTCCATGTTCTCGCGAAGACGTGA
- a CDS encoding transposase has product MDTGQYSWELTWQRCVVHLMRNCIAAAGSRSLKKRVARIMEPVFRAKDTNQVCALFHLAAKMLEKCCPKAAEIWEDAEADALACLDFPASHWKRLRTNNLQERTNHKIKRRTKVVQVFPSQRSLMRLVGSVLAEQDEI; this is encoded by the coding sequence ATTGACACAGGTCAGTATTCCTGGGAGCTCACGTGGCAGAGGTGCGTCGTCCATCTCATGAGGAACTGCATAGCCGCCGCAGGCTCCAGGAGCCTGAAGAAGCGGGTGGCAAGGATCATGGAGCCAGTCTTTCGTGCCAAGGACACCAACCAGGTGTGCGCCCTTTTCCACCTCGCAGCTAAGATGCTTGAGAAGTGTTGCCCCAAGGCGGCAGAGATCTGGGAGGACGCCGAGGCGGATGCCCTTGCCTGTCTGGACTTCCCTGCATCCCACTGGAAGCGCCTGCGCACCAACAACCTACAAGAGCGCACCAACCACAAGATCAAGCGACGCACGAAGGTCGTGCAGGTGTTCCCCTCACAGAGGTCGCTCATGAGGCTCGTGGGATCGGTCCTCGCAGAGCAGGACGAGATATAG